From a region of the Pseudoxanthomonas sp. X-1 genome:
- a CDS encoding polyhydroxyalkanoic acid system family protein, with the protein MSHIELQHPNHKSPEQTRQALEEVAGKLHARFGVSHHWDGDTLAFNGAGVDGRITMRPGALHVTAELGFLLSAMKGPIESEIRRVLGERFA; encoded by the coding sequence ATGTCCCACATCGAACTGCAGCACCCCAACCACAAGTCGCCCGAGCAGACCCGCCAGGCCCTGGAGGAAGTGGCCGGCAAGCTGCACGCGCGCTTCGGGGTGAGCCATCACTGGGACGGCGACACGCTGGCCTTCAACGGCGCCGGCGTGGACGGACGCATCACCATGCGGCCCGGCGCGCTGCACGTCACCGCCGAACTGGGCTTCCTGCTGTCGGCGATGAAGGGACCGATCGAGTCGGAGATCCGCCGCGTGCTGGGCGAACGCTTCGCCTAG
- a CDS encoding phasin family protein produces MATRKTQGPRPSEFEPSLHEQAERLQASLGESAQQIWLAGLGAFHRAQTEGGKLFDTLVREGSKVEARTRDARAGLAESVEDVRSRAGETLGRMDQTFRARVGEALKALEVPTRRELGALADRIDALNQKLRAHNERPTAGARARRSAARSTPAGPAPVPPRATASRPARKPAAPRAPAQPTAAPPSDPIE; encoded by the coding sequence ATGGCGACCAGGAAAACCCAGGGCCCGCGCCCGTCCGAGTTCGAACCCTCCCTGCACGAGCAGGCCGAGCGCCTGCAGGCGTCCCTGGGCGAATCGGCCCAGCAGATCTGGCTCGCCGGTCTGGGCGCCTTCCACCGCGCCCAGACCGAGGGTGGCAAGCTGTTCGACACCCTGGTGCGCGAAGGCAGCAAGGTCGAGGCGCGCACCCGCGATGCCCGCGCCGGCCTGGCCGAAAGCGTCGAGGACGTGCGCAGCCGCGCCGGCGAGACGCTGGGGCGCATGGACCAGACCTTCCGCGCCCGGGTCGGCGAGGCGCTCAAGGCGCTGGAGGTGCCGACCCGGCGCGAGCTGGGCGCGCTGGCCGACCGCATCGATGCGCTCAACCAGAAGCTGCGCGCGCACAACGAACGGCCCACCGCCGGCGCACGGGCGCGACGCTCCGCGGCGCGTTCGACCCCGGCCGGCCCCGCCCCGGTCCCGCCCAGGGCCACCGCGAGCCGGCCGGCGCGCAAGCCGGCCGCACCGCGCGCGCCCGCCCAGCCGACGGCCGCGCCACCCAGCGACCCGATCGAATAA
- a CDS encoding restriction endonuclease, with product MPFWLIGTLVALLVGLVATAYLWLVRRRLDETQAGLQALAAMRWRDFTRLVLSALQRRGLERVSFEPEDVRNQHPSLLLGDAQGRHWLLSCKHGTAYRIGSVAIDELASEARLRGAQHSILATQGLVDAGGHEKAQRSNVEVLDGGKLWVEVKPMLDGATVQSITGQANLSARRRIGLSWIAALLLGVLVSGLPTLLDSEPAPAPATVAPPPAAAPAPSAAPATSAPGPASAPPTEAQLTQQRSAVAKALAKAGGLRQPAWISGSTLSVDLLAGEEMVMPVVCAELAKYPDLALSRVQLNPRPGSDERVRWRQCEAAMATPAPVPAHAPSR from the coding sequence ATGCCGTTCTGGTTGATCGGGACCCTCGTGGCCCTGCTGGTGGGTCTGGTCGCCACGGCGTATCTGTGGCTGGTCCGTCGCCGCCTCGATGAGACCCAGGCCGGCCTGCAGGCGCTGGCGGCCATGCGCTGGCGCGACTTCACCCGCCTGGTGCTCTCCGCGCTGCAGCGGCGCGGGCTGGAGCGGGTGTCGTTCGAACCCGAGGACGTGCGCAACCAGCACCCCAGCCTGCTGCTGGGCGATGCGCAGGGCCGGCACTGGCTGCTGAGCTGCAAGCACGGCACCGCCTACCGCATCGGGTCGGTGGCGATCGACGAACTGGCCTCCGAGGCGCGCCTGCGCGGCGCGCAGCACAGCATCCTGGCCACCCAGGGCCTGGTCGATGCCGGCGGTCACGAGAAGGCGCAGCGCTCCAATGTCGAAGTGCTCGACGGCGGCAAGCTGTGGGTGGAGGTCAAGCCGATGCTGGACGGCGCGACCGTCCAGAGCATCACCGGCCAGGCCAACCTGAGTGCGCGCCGCCGCATCGGCCTGAGCTGGATCGCCGCGCTGCTGCTGGGCGTGCTGGTCAGCGGCCTGCCCACGCTGCTCGATTCCGAACCGGCGCCCGCTCCGGCGACGGTCGCACCCCCTCCCGCCGCCGCGCCCGCGCCCTCGGCCGCCCCGGCCACCAGCGCGCCGGGCCCGGCGTCCGCGCCGCCGACCGAAGCGCAGCTGACCCAGCAGCGCAGCGCCGTCGCCAAGGCGTTGGCCAAGGCCGGCGGCCTGCGCCAGCCGGCGTGGATTTCCGGCTCGACCCTGTCGGTGGACCTGCTCGCGGGCGAGGAAATGGTCATGCCGGTGGTCTGCGCCGAACTGGCCAAGTACCCGGACCTGGCGCTTTCGCGCGTCCAGCTCAACCCGCGCCCGGGCAGCGACGAACGCGTGCGCTGGCGCCAATGCGAAGCGGCGATGGCGACGCCGGCACCGGTCCCGGCGCACGCGCCGTCGCGTTAG
- the hutC gene encoding histidine utilization repressor, with amino-acid sequence MSEPQAPPAPARSLHQRIRDDIEGRIHSGQWPPGHRIPSEHALMAQYGCARMTVSKVLSLLADAGMIERRRRAGSFVARPHPHIEQVALDIPDIPFEVAARGHRYEFQLLARQLRPPRQGDAREAEMAGGGRTLALQCLHLADGRPLALEDRLINPAAAPEAVDVDFSQTAPGSWLLQHVSWTRAEHRISAIGLDAARARRLRVPTGTACLVIERRTWRGEQPVTSVTQVFLGDSYDLVARFSPGGR; translated from the coding sequence ATGAGCGAGCCGCAGGCCCCGCCGGCGCCGGCGCGTTCGCTGCATCAGCGCATCCGCGACGACATCGAGGGCCGCATCCACAGCGGGCAATGGCCGCCCGGCCACCGCATCCCGTCCGAACACGCGCTGATGGCGCAGTACGGCTGCGCGCGCATGACCGTGAGCAAGGTGCTGAGCCTGCTGGCCGATGCCGGCATGATCGAGCGCCGCCGCCGCGCCGGCTCGTTTGTCGCGCGCCCGCATCCGCATATCGAACAGGTGGCGCTGGACATCCCGGACATCCCGTTCGAGGTCGCCGCGCGCGGCCATCGCTACGAGTTCCAGCTGCTGGCGCGGCAGCTGCGCCCGCCGCGCCAGGGCGATGCACGCGAAGCGGAGATGGCGGGCGGGGGACGCACGCTCGCGCTGCAGTGCCTGCACCTGGCCGACGGCCGGCCGCTGGCGCTGGAGGACCGGCTGATCAATCCGGCGGCCGCGCCGGAGGCCGTGGACGTGGACTTTTCGCAGACCGCGCCGGGCAGCTGGTTGCTGCAGCACGTCAGCTGGACCCGCGCCGAACACCGCATCAGCGCCATCGGCCTGGACGCGGCGCGCGCGCGGCGGTTGCGGGTGCCCACCGGCACCGCCTGCCTGGTGATCGAACGCCGCACCTGGCGCGGCGAGCAACCGGTGACCAGTGTGACCCAGGTGTTCCTGGGCGATTCCTACGACCTGGTGGCGCGGTTCTCGCCTGGTGGGCGGTGA
- a CDS encoding formimidoylglutamate deiminase: protein MAPAACFWIDHALLDEGWARAVRVCTQGGRIASVQAGSAAQPGDVRLGVVVPGLGNLHSHAFQRGMAGLTEVGGAAGDSFWSWRELMYRFVQRLDPDSLQAIAEQAYVEMLEAGFTRVGEFHYLHHGPDGRPYADPGEMAGRIAAAAQASGIGLTLLPVFYAHADFGGAPPSPAQARLIHDVDGFARLLEASAAAIAPLGDGVLGLAPHSLRAVTPGELTALLPLARGPVHLHIAEQTREVEACLAWSGQRPVRWLLDHAPVDARWCLVHATHVEADEVQGMVEAGAVVGLCPITEANLGDGLFPMRDFARSGGRFGVGSDSNVLIDAAEELRLLEYGQRLVARGRNVLAQGQGVSSGRWLFEQALHGAAQALGVEAGLRVGAAADLVELDADHPALRARQGDAWLDSWLFAARRGAVRQVWRQGRLVVRDGRHVDAAAVATRYATALDRVLRA from the coding sequence ATGGCGCCAGCCGCTTGCTTCTGGATCGATCACGCCCTGCTGGACGAGGGCTGGGCGCGTGCGGTGCGCGTGTGCACGCAGGGCGGGCGCATCGCCTCGGTGCAGGCGGGCAGCGCCGCGCAGCCGGGCGACGTGCGCCTGGGCGTGGTCGTGCCCGGCCTGGGCAACCTGCACAGCCACGCCTTCCAGCGCGGCATGGCGGGCCTGACGGAAGTCGGTGGCGCGGCCGGCGACAGCTTCTGGAGTTGGCGCGAGCTGATGTACCGCTTCGTGCAGCGGCTGGACCCGGACAGCCTGCAGGCCATCGCCGAGCAGGCCTACGTGGAGATGCTGGAGGCCGGCTTCACCCGCGTGGGCGAGTTCCACTACCTGCACCACGGCCCCGACGGTCGGCCCTATGCCGATCCGGGCGAGATGGCCGGGCGCATCGCCGCGGCCGCGCAGGCCAGCGGCATCGGCCTGACCCTGCTGCCGGTGTTCTATGCCCACGCCGACTTCGGCGGTGCGCCGCCCAGTCCCGCGCAGGCGCGGCTGATCCATGACGTGGACGGGTTTGCCCGCCTGCTGGAGGCCAGCGCGGCGGCGATCGCGCCGCTGGGCGATGGCGTGCTCGGCCTGGCCCCGCACAGCCTGCGCGCGGTCACGCCCGGGGAGCTGACCGCGCTGCTGCCGCTTGCGCGCGGGCCGGTGCACCTGCACATCGCCGAACAGACGCGCGAGGTGGAGGCCTGCCTGGCCTGGTCGGGCCAGCGCCCGGTGCGTTGGCTGCTGGACCACGCGCCGGTGGACGCGCGCTGGTGCCTGGTGCACGCCACCCACGTCGAAGCGGACGAGGTGCAGGGCATGGTCGAGGCCGGCGCCGTGGTCGGCCTGTGCCCGATCACCGAAGCCAACCTGGGCGACGGCCTGTTTCCGATGCGCGACTTCGCCCGCTCCGGCGGCCGCTTCGGCGTGGGCTCGGATTCCAATGTGCTGATTGATGCGGCCGAGGAGCTGCGCCTGCTCGAATACGGCCAGCGCCTGGTCGCGCGCGGGCGCAACGTGCTGGCGCAGGGGCAGGGCGTGTCCAGCGGGCGCTGGCTGTTCGAGCAGGCCCTGCACGGCGCCGCGCAGGCGCTGGGCGTGGAGGCGGGCCTGCGGGTCGGCGCCGCCGCGGACCTGGTGGAGTTGGATGCCGACCATCCGGCGCTGCGCGCGCGCCAGGGCGATGCCTGGCTGGACAGCTGGCTGTTCGCCGCTCGCCGCGGCGCGGTGCGCCAGGTCTGGCGCCAGGGGCGGCTGGTGGTGCGCGACGGGCGCCACGTCGACGCCGCGGCGGTGGCCACGCGCTACGCCACCGCCCTGGACCGGGTGCTGCGCGCATGA
- the hutI gene encoding imidazolonepropionase, translating to MRCDTLWHHAHLATLDADDGTLGVLRNGVIAAREGRIVHVGPADRAPDFDAATRIDCQDRWITPGLIDCHTHLVYAGNRAGEFEQRLAGASYADIARAGGGIVSTVRATRAADDDALIAASLPRLDAMLGEGVTTLEIKSGYGLDLEHERKQLRVARRLGELRRVEIVPTFLGAHAVPPGIEAQAYIDEVCGTMIPAVAAQGLAEAVDVFCEDIAFSPAQARQVFEAARAHGLKLKIHAEQLSNQHGAALAAQYGALSADHIEHLDADGVAAMAAAGTVAVLLPGAFYFTRDTLVPPIGALRAAGVPLALATDCNPGTSPLTSPLLAMNLAATLFRMTVDECIAGFTRHAARALGRQDRLGRLRAGLDCDLAIWDIEAPADLVYRMGFNPLHARVWRGQPA from the coding sequence CTGCGCTGCGACACGCTCTGGCACCACGCCCACCTGGCCACGCTCGATGCCGACGACGGCACCTTGGGCGTGCTGCGGAACGGCGTGATCGCCGCGCGCGAGGGCCGCATCGTGCATGTCGGCCCGGCCGACCGGGCGCCGGACTTCGACGCGGCCACGCGCATCGACTGCCAGGACCGCTGGATCACGCCGGGCCTGATCGACTGCCACACCCACCTGGTCTATGCCGGCAACCGAGCCGGCGAGTTCGAGCAGCGCCTGGCCGGCGCCAGCTATGCCGACATCGCCCGCGCCGGCGGCGGCATCGTCTCCACCGTGCGCGCCACGCGCGCGGCCGACGACGACGCGCTGATCGCCGCCAGCCTGCCGCGCCTGGATGCGATGCTGGGCGAAGGCGTGACTACGCTGGAGATCAAGTCCGGCTACGGCCTGGACCTGGAGCATGAACGCAAGCAGCTGCGCGTGGCCCGGCGCCTGGGCGAGCTGCGCCGGGTGGAGATCGTGCCGACCTTCCTGGGCGCGCACGCGGTGCCGCCCGGCATCGAGGCGCAGGCCTACATCGATGAGGTCTGCGGGACGATGATCCCGGCGGTCGCGGCGCAGGGCCTGGCCGAGGCGGTGGACGTGTTCTGCGAGGACATCGCCTTCTCGCCGGCACAGGCGCGGCAGGTGTTCGAGGCCGCGCGCGCACATGGCTTGAAGCTCAAGATCCACGCCGAGCAGCTCAGCAACCAGCACGGCGCCGCGCTGGCGGCGCAGTACGGCGCACTGTCGGCCGACCATATCGAGCATCTGGACGCCGACGGCGTCGCCGCGATGGCCGCGGCCGGCACCGTGGCCGTGCTGCTGCCGGGCGCGTTCTACTTCACCCGCGACACGCTGGTGCCGCCGATCGGGGCGCTGCGCGCGGCAGGCGTGCCGCTGGCGCTGGCCACCGACTGCAATCCCGGCACCAGCCCGCTGACCAGCCCGCTGCTGGCGATGAACCTGGCCGCCACGCTGTTCCGCATGACCGTGGACGAGTGCATCGCCGGCTTCACCCGGCACGCCGCGCGTGCGCTGGGGCGGCAGGACCGGCTGGGCCGGCTGCGCGCGGGCTTGGACTGCGACCTGGCGATCTGGGACATCGAGGCGCCGGCCGACCTGGTCTACCGCATGGGCTTCAATCCGCTGCATGCGCGCGTGTGGCGCGGGCAGCCGGCATGA
- the hutH gene encoding histidine ammonia-lyase: MTDSLVLRPGAVSLAQWRAVYRGAAVRLDPACHDAVARSARTVQAIVDTGAPVYGINTGFGKLATVRIADADLATLQRNIVLSHAAGVGEPMPAPVVRLMLALKLASLAQGASGVQPATLALLEAVLQRDVLPLVPCQGSVGASGDLAPLSHMAAVMIGTGEAFFEGQRLPASEALARAGLAPCVLGAKEGLALLNGTQYSTAYALAGLFEIQDVFQAALVTGALSTEAAKGSDTPFDPRIHALRGQPGQIAVADALRALMAGSAIRESHRENDVRVQDPYCLRCQPQVMGAALDVMRAAARTLEIEANGVSDNPLVFTDTGEALSGGNFHAEPVAFAADMLAMAVCEIGSISERRIAMLVDPALSGLPAFLTPRPGLNSGFMIPQVTAAALVSENKQRAMPASVDSIPTSANQEDHVSMAAHGARRLLDMARNAANVVGIELLAAAQGCDFHAPLASSAALEAVRARLRAQVPTLQEDRYFHPDMVAATALVRGGALVEAIGMDVSGLPGVDGAT, translated from the coding sequence GTGACCGACTCTCTTGTGCTGCGCCCCGGCGCGGTCAGCCTGGCGCAATGGCGCGCCGTGTATCGCGGCGCGGCCGTGCGGCTCGATCCCGCCTGCCACGACGCGGTCGCGCGCAGCGCGCGGACCGTGCAGGCCATCGTCGACACCGGCGCGCCGGTGTACGGCATCAACACCGGCTTCGGCAAGCTGGCCACGGTGCGCATCGCCGATGCCGACCTGGCCACGCTCCAGCGCAACATCGTGCTCTCGCACGCCGCCGGCGTCGGCGAGCCGATGCCCGCGCCGGTGGTGCGGCTGATGCTGGCGCTGAAGCTGGCCAGCCTGGCGCAGGGCGCCTCCGGGGTGCAGCCGGCCACGCTGGCGCTGCTGGAGGCCGTGCTCCAGCGCGACGTGCTGCCGCTGGTGCCATGCCAGGGCTCGGTCGGCGCCTCGGGCGACCTGGCGCCGCTGTCGCACATGGCCGCGGTGATGATCGGCACCGGCGAGGCGTTCTTCGAAGGCCAGCGCCTGCCGGCCAGCGAGGCGCTGGCGCGGGCCGGCCTGGCGCCGTGCGTGCTGGGCGCCAAGGAGGGCCTGGCCCTGCTCAACGGCACCCAGTACTCGACCGCCTACGCGCTGGCGGGGCTGTTCGAGATCCAGGACGTGTTCCAGGCCGCGCTGGTCACCGGCGCGCTGTCCACCGAGGCGGCCAAGGGCTCGGACACGCCGTTCGACCCGCGCATCCACGCCCTGCGCGGCCAGCCCGGGCAGATCGCCGTGGCCGACGCGCTGCGCGCGCTGATGGCCGGCAGCGCCATCCGCGAATCGCACCGCGAGAACGACGTGCGCGTGCAGGACCCGTACTGCCTGCGCTGCCAGCCGCAGGTGATGGGCGCGGCGCTGGACGTGATGCGCGCGGCGGCGCGCACGCTGGAGATCGAGGCCAACGGCGTGTCCGACAATCCGCTGGTGTTCACCGACACCGGCGAGGCGCTCAGCGGCGGCAACTTCCACGCCGAGCCGGTGGCCTTCGCCGCCGACATGCTGGCCATGGCCGTGTGCGAGATCGGCTCGATCAGCGAGCGCCGCATCGCCATGCTGGTCGACCCGGCGCTGTCGGGGCTGCCGGCGTTCCTGACGCCGCGGCCGGGCCTCAACTCCGGCTTCATGATCCCGCAGGTCACCGCCGCGGCGCTGGTGTCGGAGAACAAGCAGCGCGCGATGCCGGCCAGCGTGGATTCCATCCCGACCTCGGCCAACCAGGAAGACCACGTCTCGATGGCCGCGCATGGCGCGCGCCGGCTGCTGGACATGGCGCGCAACGCCGCCAACGTGGTCGGCATCGAGCTGCTCGCCGCCGCGCAGGGCTGCGATTTCCACGCGCCGCTGGCCTCCAGCGCCGCGCTGGAGGCGGTGCGGGCGAGGCTGCGGGCGCAGGTGCCGACGCTGCAGGAGGACCGCTACTTCCATCCGGACATGGTGGCCGCGACGGCGCTGGTGCGCGGTGGCGCGCTGGTCGAGGCCATCGGGATGGACGTATCCGGGCTGCCGGGCGTGGATGGGGCGACGTGA
- the hutG gene encoding N-formylglutamate deformylase: protein MSGLPGWLELHRGQAPLIVSFPHTGTELPAGLEGDFVSPWLARRDADWHVHQLYAFARALGATTLRTAISRSVIDVNRDPSGVTLYPGQNTTGLCPTTTFDDQPLYRDGLAPDEDDIARRRETWFAPYHDALAAEIERLRAQHGCIVVYDAHSIRSRIPHLFEGELPQFNIGSNDDAACDPALTDAVERVCAASGLSHVRNGRFKGGWITRHHARPRHGVHAIQMELACRGYMDEPDPVTPENWPTPFSQARAQAVQDTLREVLAACLDFARTHPLAHRAPAVGAPSHHQDSP from the coding sequence ATGAGCGGTCTTCCCGGCTGGCTGGAACTTCATCGCGGCCAAGCGCCGCTGATCGTCAGCTTTCCGCATACCGGCACCGAGCTCCCGGCCGGGCTCGAGGGCGACTTCGTCTCGCCCTGGCTGGCGCGGCGCGATGCGGACTGGCATGTGCACCAGCTCTATGCCTTCGCCCGCGCGCTCGGCGCCACCACGCTGCGCACCGCGATCAGCCGCTCGGTGATCGACGTCAACCGCGACCCTTCAGGCGTCACGCTGTATCCGGGCCAGAACACCACCGGCCTGTGTCCCACCACGACCTTCGACGACCAGCCGCTCTATCGTGACGGCCTGGCGCCGGACGAGGACGACATCGCGCGCCGGCGGGAGACCTGGTTCGCCCCGTACCACGATGCGCTGGCCGCCGAGATCGAACGCCTGCGCGCGCAACACGGCTGCATCGTGGTCTACGACGCGCACTCGATCCGCTCGCGCATCCCGCACCTGTTCGAAGGCGAGCTGCCGCAGTTCAACATCGGCAGCAACGACGATGCCGCCTGCGACCCGGCGCTGACCGATGCGGTCGAGCGCGTCTGCGCCGCCAGCGGCCTGAGCCATGTGCGCAACGGCCGCTTCAAGGGCGGCTGGATCACGCGCCACCACGCCCGGCCCCGGCACGGCGTGCATGCGATCCAGATGGAGCTGGCTTGCCGCGGCTACATGGACGAACCAGATCCGGTCACCCCCGAGAACTGGCCCACGCCGTTCTCGCAGGCCCGCGCGCAGGCCGTGCAGGACACGCTGCGCGAGGTGCTCGCCGCCTGCCTGGACTTCGCACGCACCCATCCCCTCGCCCATCGCGCGCCCGCCGTGGGCGCACCGTCCCATCACCAGGACTCCCCATGA
- the hutU gene encoding urocanate hydratase yields the protein MTRRDPSRRIQAPTGPSLTAKSWLTEAPLRMLQNNLHPDVAERPEELVVYGGIGRAARDWESFDTIVETLKRLDDDQTLLVQSGKPVGVFRTHADAPRVLIANSNLVPRWANWDHFNELDQKGLAMYGQMTAGSWIYIGAQGIVQGTYETFVEMGRQHYGGDLSGRWLFTGGLGGMGGAQPLAAVMAGASCLAVECRKSSIDMRLRTGYLDTWTDSLDEALRLIEDSCQARKPLSVGLLGNVADVLAELLARGVKPDLLTDQTSAHDPVNGYLPQGWTVEQWDEKRVSAPKEVEQAARASMAHHIRAMLGFHALGVPTVDYGNNLRQMALEEGVANAFDFPGFVPAYIRPLFCRGVGPFRWAALSGDPEDIARTDAKVKELIPDNPHLHRWLDMAAEKIRFQGLPARICWVGLGDRDRLGLAFNEMVRTGELKAPVVIGRDHLDSGSVASPNRETEAMADGSDAVSDWPLLNALLNTASGATWVSLHHGGGVGMGFSQHAGMVIVCDGTDAAAKRIARVLWNDPASGVMRHADAGYDIAIDCAREKGLDLPGILG from the coding sequence ATGACCCGTCGCGATCCGTCCCGCCGCATCCAGGCCCCGACCGGCCCCTCGCTCACCGCCAAGAGCTGGCTGACCGAGGCCCCGCTGCGCATGCTGCAGAACAACCTGCATCCCGACGTGGCCGAGCGCCCGGAGGAACTGGTGGTCTACGGCGGCATCGGCCGCGCCGCGCGCGACTGGGAGAGCTTCGACACCATCGTCGAGACGCTCAAGCGCCTGGACGACGACCAGACCCTGCTGGTGCAGTCGGGCAAGCCGGTCGGCGTGTTCCGCACCCATGCCGATGCGCCGCGCGTGCTGATCGCCAACTCCAACCTGGTGCCGCGCTGGGCCAACTGGGACCACTTCAACGAATTGGACCAGAAGGGCCTGGCCATGTACGGCCAGATGACCGCCGGCAGCTGGATCTACATCGGCGCCCAGGGCATCGTGCAGGGCACCTACGAGACCTTCGTGGAGATGGGCCGGCAGCACTACGGCGGCGACCTGTCCGGGCGCTGGCTGTTCACCGGCGGCCTGGGCGGCATGGGCGGCGCGCAGCCGCTGGCCGCGGTGATGGCCGGCGCCTCGTGCCTGGCGGTGGAATGCCGCAAGAGCAGCATCGACATGCGCCTGCGCACCGGTTACCTGGACACTTGGACCGATTCGCTGGACGAGGCGCTGCGCCTGATCGAGGACTCCTGCCAGGCCCGGAAGCCGCTGTCGGTCGGCTTGCTCGGCAACGTCGCCGACGTGCTCGCCGAACTGCTGGCGCGCGGCGTCAAGCCGGACCTGCTGACCGACCAGACCTCCGCCCACGACCCGGTCAACGGCTATCTGCCGCAGGGCTGGACGGTCGAACAATGGGACGAAAAGCGGGTGTCCGCGCCGAAGGAGGTGGAACAGGCCGCGCGCGCCTCCATGGCCCACCACATCCGCGCCATGCTCGGCTTCCATGCGCTGGGCGTGCCGACCGTGGACTACGGCAACAACCTGCGGCAGATGGCGTTGGAGGAAGGCGTGGCCAACGCCTTCGACTTCCCCGGCTTCGTCCCCGCCTACATCCGCCCGCTGTTCTGCCGCGGCGTCGGCCCGTTCCGCTGGGCCGCGCTGAGCGGCGACCCGGAGGACATCGCCAGGACCGACGCCAAGGTCAAGGAACTGATCCCCGACAATCCGCACCTGCACCGCTGGCTGGACATGGCGGCCGAGAAGATCCGCTTCCAGGGCCTGCCGGCGCGCATCTGCTGGGTCGGGCTGGGCGATCGCGACCGCCTGGGGCTGGCGTTCAACGAGATGGTGCGCACCGGCGAGCTCAAGGCGCCGGTGGTGATCGGCCGCGACCACCTGGACAGCGGCAGCGTCGCCTCGCCCAACCGCGAGACCGAGGCGATGGCCGACGGTTCGGATGCGGTCTCGGACTGGCCCCTGCTCAATGCGCTGCTCAACACCGCCTCGGGCGCGACCTGGGTGTCGCTGCACCACGGCGGCGGCGTCGGCATGGGCTTCTCCCAGCATGCCGGCATGGTCATCGTCTGCGACGGCACCGACGCCGCCGCCAAGCGCATCGCTCGCGTGCTGTGGAACGACCCGGCCAGCGGCGTGATGCGCCATGCCGATGCCGGCTACGACATCGCGATCGACTGCGCGCGGGAGAAGGGCCTGGATCTGCCGGGCATTCTGGGATGA